The DNA segment AGAACAGAAAGCCCAGAATATTCATAGACAGCCGTGGAAGGTGGTTTCACGATGGGGTCAGGATAACCCACAGGTGGACATACCTTGAGAACAACAAAAACCTCGATATAGACGAGGACGGAAGATTTTTCGTTGAAGAAAGAGGAAGCAGGGTCTACGTTGAGTGCGAGGACACCCCTTTTGTTGTTACCATGGTAACTAAGACGGAAGACGGTTTTTCAATAAGGTTAAACGACGAATCCGGGGAAGAACTGGATTTGACGACTCTCACCATAGCCGAGCAGAACATACCTTACGTAAGAGTAAAGAACGGGAAATTCGAGGCTAGGCTGCTTAGCGCGGCCTACTACGAACTAATGAAATACGCAGGAAAAGACGAGAAAGGCTTTTACCTGGAATCTGGACGGAGCAGATCCTATCTGCACCCCAACTCAAGAACCGTAAAAAACTACAAGTAAGTTCGTTGCGGAAACATTTTTTATAAACTTATAGACTTCGAGGACTTTTTTTGAACCACATCAAGAAACTCCAAACCAAGCTCGATGAAGTCTCGGATGAGAAAACGAGAAAATGGTTTGAGAATTATCTGAAAAACGCCATCTCTTACAGAGGAGTAAAGACTCCTACGGTTGCGAAGATTGTCAGCCATTGGAGAGTTGATAAGGCCATTGACAAGCTACCTCTGAAAAAACAGATGGAGATAGCATGCGACCTGATCAGGGAGAAAAAAGCCGAAGATAAGTTTGCCGGAATCATATATATACAGAAGTATCTCTTGGGCAGCCTCGAGACCGATATTCTCCTTCAGAACTTCAGTCGCCTGTACGATCAGGAGGCGTTCCAGGACTGGTCAACTACCGACTGGTTTTGTATTCGAGTTCTTGACCCTTTTATAATGAAGTCAGAGGATACAGTCGCACGGGAAATAGGCTCCTGGTACAAGAGCAGGGATCTCTGGCAAAGAAGGTCGTCAATAGTTTCTTTCAGAGGTTCGGCCAAAAAAAACAAATATCTGGCAATCATAAAAAGAAATATAGCTTCCCTAGTAAAGGAAGATGAAAGATTCATTCAGACAGCTATCGGCTGGCTGATCTCGGAGTTATCTCGCCACTACCCCGATGAGGCAAATAATATCGTATCAGAGCATTTCTCGGACCTTTCATACGAAGTGGTTAATCGGCATACCAAATATTTACCAGACCATAAAAAATTAAAGGAGAGAAAAAGAAAGTCGTTACGGTAGCTGAAAATCCCGTTTAGAACAGGAGAAAAAAAGAGAAATAACACCAGATTTAAGAATCATCTAATTAGATTTGTTTGAAACCTGTTGGGGCATGGGTTACACTGCCCCTGCAAATTATGGGCTCCATCCGCTCAGAAAACAGATTTGCAATGCAGTCCATAAAACCGTGTATTGAAATCGCCATCAGCCTTGGCAATGCGATTGGAGAAAAATGCTGCAAATTGAAATTATTACGGTTTCGTCGCAATCGGGACAATCGAGGTCTTTACAGCCTGCAGTTTTGGCAACGGCTACGCGTATTATGCTAGTGATATCTGCATTCACAAAAACCCATACGGAAATGCGTCATGGAGGACTGGGTTGACTTGCTGGGGTTATACCGGGGTCAAAGGTCCCG comes from the Candidatus Dadabacteria bacterium genome and includes:
- a CDS encoding DUF1285 domain-containing protein, with amino-acid sequence MKNSRQNRKPRIFIDSRGRWFHDGVRITHRWTYLENNKNLDIDEDGRFFVEERGSRVYVECEDTPFVVTMVTKTEDGFSIRLNDESGEELDLTTLTIAEQNIPYVRVKNGKFEARLLSAAYYELMKYAGKDEKGFYLESGRSRSYLHPNSRTVKNYK
- a CDS encoding DNA alkylation repair protein, encoding MNHIKKLQTKLDEVSDEKTRKWFENYLKNAISYRGVKTPTVAKIVSHWRVDKAIDKLPLKKQMEIACDLIREKKAEDKFAGIIYIQKYLLGSLETDILLQNFSRLYDQEAFQDWSTTDWFCIRVLDPFIMKSEDTVAREIGSWYKSRDLWQRRSSIVSFRGSAKKNKYLAIIKRNIASLVKEDERFIQTAIGWLISELSRHYPDEANNIVSEHFSDLSYEVVNRHTKYLPDHKKLKERKRKSLR